The region CTCGTCTCCGGCCGGTCGGACAAAGTCCGCGAACAAACACTGGATTGGCTCGGCCGCCACGAGGTACCGTGCGATGAACTGCACATGCGGAGAGAGGGGGACTACCGGCAGGATTTCACCATCAAGTCGGAAATCCTCGACGAACTCCTCGCCGACGGAAACGAGATCGCGTTCGTGGTGGACGACCGGCCGAGTGTGGTCGCCATGTGGCGGGAGCGCGGTTTGACTTGCCTCCAGTGCAGGGACTGGGATGAGGCTCCTCACGTAAATCCGGGGTTGCTGACTGTCATGGTCGGCCCTTCCGGTGCGGGAAAGAGCTACTGGTTGACAACCGATGAGGCCTGCGGGTTCGGTATCGATCCCTCCCACATCGTAAGTAGCGACCAGCTCCGGGCCGATCTCTGCGGTGATTTCCGCGATCAGACAAAAAACGACGAGGTTTTCACGGCACTGCATGCGGTCGTCAAAACACGCCTGGCCCACGGCCTTCCCACAGTTGTGGACGCCACGAACCTGAGACGGAAGGATCGCCTCTCTGTTGTCGGGCTGTCTGCCGGAATGGTTCGATACGTCGTGATCGATCGGCCGACGGAAGACAAGCGGAGGGACGCGGGGTGGCGAGCAACGCTGCCGTTCGACCTGATCGCGAAGCACGACCAGACGTTCCGCAGTCAGTTGCGTGACATCCTGGCGGGTGATGGGCAGCCCAATGTTGAGGTCCTTGACCTACGGAGGGCGGCATGAGACACCCGGCGCGAGCAATCTCTTTCGACGACTTATGGGCCGGATTACAAGAAGCCAGGGCCGCGAAGCTGGTAACCGAGAACGTTGGGAACGATGGGCTCCGGCTTTATTGTTACTCCGAATCCTGTGTTTACGAACGCCAGTGGAGCGAAGTCACGATGCTAGCGCGGGGAATTATTCTCGACCCCGAAAGCAAGCGGGTTGTGGCCACTCCCTTCCCCAAGTTCTTCAACGTCGGTGAGCGATTGGATTCCGTTCCCGATCTGCCCTTCGAGACATTCGAGAAGTTGGACGGCAGTCTCATCATTCTGTTCCACCACAAGGGGGAGTGGAGGACTGCGACCAAGGGCAGCCTTGGCTCGGATCAAGCGAAGTGGGCCGCGAATTGGATTTCCAGCCACGATTTATCGGTTCTTGATCCGGACACGACTTACCTCGCGGAGGCTCTTTACCCGGAGAACCGAATAGTGGTGCATTACCAGCATACCGGGCTCGTTCTACTCGGGGCCTACAGCGGGGACGGAATGGAACTGGGCTACGGCGAGCTTTGCGGCTTGAGCGACCGGCTCGGTTGGAGAATCGCCAAGCGGCACGCGTTCACCGCGGTCTCGGAGTTGCTCACCCTAGCGAAGGAACTTCCCCCAACCGAAGAGGGGTTCGTGCTGCGGTTCTCGAACGGACTCCGGTTGAAGGTGAAGGGAGATGAGTATTGCCGCATTCATCGGCTGGTATCTCGCCTTACCCCGCTGGCGATGTGGGAAGCGATGCAATCTGGAGGCGGCCTTGAAGCGATCCGGCGCCAATTGCCGGAGGAGTTCTGGGCCGACTTCGACGCGATCACAGGCACTCTCCAGCAAAACATCGACAAGTTGATCGCAGTGGTCCAGATCGAGGCGGAAGCAGTGGCCGGTCTAACGGACAAGGAAGTCGGGTTACGGCTTGCGACCTTCCCCGAAACCGTGCGGCGGTTCATTTTCCCGTTTCGGAATAACGGGGGTGACTTGCTTTCGGGCAAGACCCGGGAGTTGGTATTCCGCACGATCCGGCCGACAGGGAATGTGCTTGAGGGGTATGTCCCGTCCTATGCCATCAACCGGGTGATGGACGAAGCCGCGTGACGCCTGACGAATTCATCCGCATCTGCGAGGCGATCTACGGTGCGGGCTGGCAGTCGAAGCTGGCCCGCGACCTCGTCCGCGAGCCCAGGACCATCCGCCGGTGGAAGTCCGGGGAGAGCCCGATACCGAGGGCGGTGGTGGAGTGGCTTAAGTATAAACGGGGCTGATGGTTACGTCCATTTATGGACGACATGGCCCCGTTTTTTTGCTAACGACACAATTCCGCGACGCGTACAACGAATCACTACTTGGGGATAATTTCAGAAAAATTGGCCCTGGAGGTGACAGTGTCTACCGAAGTTGCTCATCACCTTGACCCGGCGCTGGTTCAAATCGATCAGGTAAAGCAGAGATGGCTAATTGCATCCGCACAGGTTTCGACAATTGCTGCGGAGATTTTTCAACCAGGCAACGGCTATGGGTGTCCTGAAGCGGTGCGGGAAGAGGAACACCGTCTGGAAACAGCCCGACGGGATGCCGAGCGGCTGTTCCAGGAATATCAAGACCTCGATCGGCGCTATACCCAGCAGCAGTTACTTCGTCTTCAGCGGTCGCAGGCGTTGGCTACCTGGGCATCATTCAGTGTGGCGGCCGCGGTCGGCGTTGCCACCATCGTGGGCGTCATCGCCCAGGTACTCAAGTAGCCCCCAAAGAAACAGCTATAATTTCCGTTTGACCCATCCTGCTGATGCGTTGGTTGGATGGGGCCAGAGGGTGACCGGGAATAGACCTGTAGATAGCCAATCGGGGATTCGACACGCGAAGGGGAACTTTCGGCCATGTCTCGCCGTCTTCATAAAAAAATTTACCCAGCTCCCTAGAGCGATCACTCCCTTCCACCAGATAAGGTGTGTTCATGCCAGAGATAGATCAACAGACGGAGATCCTTGAAGATTACGAGCCACTGCTCGATCTGAATGCGGCGTTCGAGTCTCGCAATCGTCCGGCGTTTGATGGCATCTTGCATGGGCTGGCCGATGAACTTGCCAATGAGTACAGAGCCAAGATCGAGGAGAAGGTTCGCCGCTGGGCTACTGCCACGAGAGTTGGCTGGTTCTACGATCGCGCTCCCGTACGAGCCTACATCCAGGTTAAGATGATGTATCGCGATGGATTTTATGAGGCCACGATCATGGTCTCGCGATCCATCGCAGAGATGATCTGCTATGATCGTTTGGATGGCGTCGCCCACCCGTTCGGTAGCATTCAGCAGGTTGAGCGCAGGTGCTTCCGTGATCTGATCAGGTGGCTTGCTTCAAACGACAGCCGCATCACGACGAAGGTCTTCGATAATTTAAACTCTCTCTACGACCTCGGAAATAAATACGTTCATCCGAAGTCGGGTCAGAACGCCAAAGACGACTCTCTCAAGGCGCTCTACCTAATCGGCGAATCTGTCTTTGAAGTGTACGGGGTGAAGTCGCATGCCGAAATGCTCGGGCGCACGCTTCGCACGCCTTATGCCGACTTCCCCGACATCTGCGGGGGAACAACTTCTGGTTGACAGCCTTCACGTCTCCACAGGCCGCACTTCAGTCCAAGCATGCTGAGCCAGATGGAGCGGTTCGCCTTGCCCGAGGGCCGGCCAGCGAATCGAACGGTAAGGAGTAGAAGGAACAGATGAAGAAAAGTGACAGTTGACCGTGTCCCAGCACCGTGGCAGAATCTGACGGCTGTGGCGGCGTGAGAGGAGCACAGACACGCCTGGAAAATCCGAGACAAGGATGCTTCGCCAAGAACGGGTTGCCGGAAGCTGAGATCGTCCCGGTCCGTGATCGCAGAAGTCGGAGTAGTGCCCGGCCCGCAGCGTCTCAAGACCCGCAAGGGCCATCGGGGTTGATCGCCCGGTGTAGCTGACCTACCACGGGTAGGAACAGTTCGGGGGCCCGCTACGGCGGGTCTCTGTTTTTACTTTTTCTCCTTGGCTCTCTTTGCTTTAGCTTGCTCCAAGAGAACCTCGACTTCCAAACGTCTCGCCTTGATTTTGATGACGGCGGCGGCAGTTCCTCTCCCACTTTGCAATCGGGCTTTAGCCGTTTCCTCGGATGCCTTCAGAACGCTTACGGTCCTCTCGTAGATCTCGATGCGCTCAGCGTCCTTCTCGGCAGCGTCAAGCTTCGCTTTTAGGAGCAGAACTTGTGCTTCCAATACCTCTTCATACGATCCGCGCGAGGCTTTGAACGCACCAGCAGCGTGGTCAACCAGTTCCGTCAGTGCGTCGATTCGCGCATTCTGGAGTTCCTTTATCTTCTTGGCGGTCGCCTCTGCCTGTTTCTTCGGGTCTGCCTGCGCGGTCAGAAGGGTAGATGCGATGATGGCCATTGCGGGCAGATTCATCGTGGAACTCCGAGAGTGGTTTGTTCTCGGTGATTCTCGACCTTAAGAGGGGGCGGGTCAAACCGATTTCAGGAGCGTCCGCTTCTCCGCTTCGTACGTCGTCGGCAGATTGACCGAGCCAGCAGATTGTGGCACTCTCGGCGAATGTCATGTTACGTCGTGAAACGCGGGAAGGGCCGGGCTTTTCGAGATGCCCAGGGACGTGTATTTCATGCGGACGAGAAGCATCCCATGTTTATTTGCGGCAGGCTTGGTCCGCACTGCGACTGCGGTGGGGTGACCGAGATCCTGTGCGACTTCCCGGTCGGGAAGAACAAAACCTGTGATCGGAATCTCTGCGACAACTGCTCTCATCTGATCGGGC is a window of Fimbriiglobus ruber DNA encoding:
- a CDS encoding T4 RnlA family RNA ligase: MLARGIILDPESKRVVATPFPKFFNVGERLDSVPDLPFETFEKLDGSLIILFHHKGEWRTATKGSLGSDQAKWAANWISSHDLSVLDPDTTYLAEALYPENRIVVHYQHTGLVLLGAYSGDGMELGYGELCGLSDRLGWRIAKRHAFTAVSELLTLAKELPPTEEGFVLRFSNGLRLKVKGDEYCRIHRLVSRLTPLAMWEAMQSGGGLEAIRRQLPEEFWADFDAITGTLQQNIDKLIAVVQIEAEAVAGLTDKEVGLRLATFPETVRRFIFPFRNNGGDLLSGKTRELVFRTIRPTGNVLEGYVPSYAINRVMDEAA
- a CDS encoding AAA family ATPase; translated protein: MTRTVIFDIDGTLADATHRLHHVTKEPKNYDAFFAAVGDDPVIEPIRELAQVLARQDYKIILVSGRSDKVREQTLDWLGRHEVPCDELHMRREGDYRQDFTIKSEILDELLADGNEIAFVVDDRPSVVAMWRERGLTCLQCRDWDEAPHVNPGLLTVMVGPSGAGKSYWLTTDEACGFGIDPSHIVSSDQLRADLCGDFRDQTKNDEVFTALHAVVKTRLAHGLPTVVDATNLRRKDRLSVVGLSAGMVRYVVIDRPTEDKRRDAGWRATLPFDLIAKHDQTFRSQLRDILAGDGQPNVEVLDLRRAA